A DNA window from Ictalurus punctatus breed USDA103 chromosome 11, Coco_2.0, whole genome shotgun sequence contains the following coding sequences:
- the boka gene encoding bcl-2-related ovarian killer protein homolog A, translated as MKGMEMLRRSSVFAAEVMEVFDRSPTDKELISQSKMLCRDYIHSRLNRAGIGWTKSELGSTGGTLGEVSTVLLWLGDELEYLRPNVYRNVAKQLNITVASEGIVSDAFLAVAAEIFSTGVTWGKVVSLYAVAGALAVDCVRHGYPAMVHTIVDCMGEFVRKSLVSWLKRRGGWADITKCVVNTDPSFHSHWLVAAACTCAHYLKAIVFYLLREK; from the exons ATGAAGGGCATGGAGATGCTCCGTCGCTCGTCAGTGTTTGCAGCAGAAGTCATGGAAGTGTTTGACCGCTCCCCAACAGACAAAGAACTCATCTCCCAATCGAAAATGTTGTGCAGGGACTACATTCACTCAAGGCTCAACCGGGCTGGGATTGGTTGGACCAAATCCGAGCTTGGATCTACAGGAGGAACCCTCGGAGAAGTGTCCACTGTTCTTCTTTGGTTAG GTGATGAGCTTGAATACTTGCGACCCAACGTGTACCGCAATGTGGCAAAACAACTGAATATCACTGTGGCTTCAGAAGGTATTGTTTCTGATGCCTTTCTGGCTGTAGCTGCAGAAATCTTCTCCACAG ggGTGACGTGGGGTAAGGTTGTCTCTCTGTATGCAGTAGCCGGAGCATTGGCAGTGGACTGTGTTCGGCATGGCTACCCTGCCATGGTCCACACCATCGTAGACTGCATGGGCGAGTTTGTTCGCAAGAGCCTGGTGTCCTGGTTAAAGAGGAGAGGAGGTTGG GCTGACATTACAAAGTGTGTAGTGAACACGGACCCCAGCTTCCATTCTCACTGGCTGGTGGCAGCAGCCTGTACGTGTGCACACTACCTGAAGGCCATCGTCTTCTACCTGCTGAGGGAGAAGTGA
- the atg4b gene encoding cysteine protease ATG4B isoform X2 — MDAATLTYDTLRFGEFEDFPETSEPVWVLGKQSNALTEKDEILSDITSRLWFTYRKNFQAIGGTGPMSDTGWGCMLRCGQMILAEALLRRHLGREWRWVRGQQPKEEYMSILNAFIDRKDSYYSIHQIAQMGVGEGKSIGQWYGPNTVAQVLKKLAVFDTWSRLAVHVAMDNTVIIEEIKRLCMPWLDFERGGCADPLEMNGYMEGACAMALEDTAVWKPLVLLIPLRLGLSDINEAYIETLKQCFMMPQSLGVIGGKPNSAHYFIGFVGEELIYLDPHTTQPAVEPFENGEIQDDSYHCQHPPCRMHICELDPSIAVGHREHGAYPRVHWAQGGQGIGHDPGQGASPSQGTITYTLSHPSIYYGHFRRANLPTMHVFVVPKYPEETPAARGEHANSAHTGP; from the exons ATGGATGCGG CTACTCTTACCTACGACACACTACGATTTGGGGAGTTTGAGGATTTCCCAGAGACGTCCGAGCCTGTCTGGGTTCTAGGGAAACAGTCCAATGCTCTGACAG AGAAGGATGAGATTCTGTCAGATATTACGTCACGCTTGTGGTTCACCTACAGAAAGAATTTCCAGGCAATTG GAGGAACAGGGCCTATGTCTGACACGGGCTGGGGATGCATGCTGCGATGTGGACAGATGATTCTTGCTGAAGCGTTGCTCCGCAGACACTTGGGTCGTG agtggAGATGGGTTCGAGGTCAGCAGCCAAAAGAGGAGTATATGAGCATCCTCAATGCCTTCatagacaggaaggacagctacTATTCTATTCACCAGATAG CTCAGATGGGAGTGGGAGAGGGTAAGTCCATAGGCCAGTGGTATGGCCCGAATACAGTGGCACAGGTACTCAA GAAGCTGGCAGTGTTTGACACATGGAGCCGATTGGCAGTTCACGTGGCCATGGACAACACGGTCATAATCGAGGAAATTA AGAGGTTGTGTATGCCATGGTTGGACTTCGAGAGGGGAGGGTGCGCAGATCCTCTGGAGATGAACGGGTATATGGAGGGGGCGTGTGCCATGGCTTtggaagacacagctgtgtggAAACCACTTGTGCTGCTCATTCCCCTGCGCCTGGGCCTTAGCGATATCAACGAGGCCTACATTGAAACTCTAAAG CAATGCTTCATGATGCCTCAGTCTTTAGGGGTCATTGGTGGGAAGCCGAATAGTGCCCATTACTTCATCGGCTTTGTTG GTGAGGAGCTCATATACCTGGACCCCCATACAACTCAGCCGGCTGTGGAGCCGTTTGAAAACGGAGAGATTCAGGATGACTCTTATCACTGCCAGCACCCACCGTGTCGCATGCACATCTGTGAGCTCGACCCATCCATAGCTGTC ggtcacagggaacatggagcctatcccagggtgcattgggcacaaggtggacAGGGCATCGGGCAcgaccctggacagggtgccagtccatcgcagggcacaatcacatacacactctcacacccatCCATatactatggacactttagacgtgccaatctgcctaccatgcatgtctttgtagtaccgaagtacccggaggaaacccctgcagcacggggagaacatgcaaactccgcacacacagggccatag
- the atg4b gene encoding cysteine protease ATG4B isoform X1, giving the protein MDAGKAPTLTYDTLRFGEFEDFPETSEPVWVLGKQSNALTEKDEILSDITSRLWFTYRKNFQAIGGTGPMSDTGWGCMLRCGQMILAEALLRRHLGREWRWVRGQQPKEEYMSILNAFIDRKDSYYSIHQIAQMGVGEGKSIGQWYGPNTVAQVLKKLAVFDTWSRLAVHVAMDNTVIIEEIKRLCMPWLDFERGGCADPLEMNGYMEGACAMALEDTAVWKPLVLLIPLRLGLSDINEAYIETLKQCFMMPQSLGVIGGKPNSAHYFIGFVGEELIYLDPHTTQPAVEPFENGEIQDDSYHCQHPPCRMHICELDPSIAVGHREHGAYPRVHWAQGGQGIGHDPGQGASPSQGTITYTLSHPSIYYGHFRRANLPTMHVFVVPKYPEETPAARGEHANSAHTGP; this is encoded by the exons ATGGATGCGGGTAAGGCTC CTACTCTTACCTACGACACACTACGATTTGGGGAGTTTGAGGATTTCCCAGAGACGTCCGAGCCTGTCTGGGTTCTAGGGAAACAGTCCAATGCTCTGACAG AGAAGGATGAGATTCTGTCAGATATTACGTCACGCTTGTGGTTCACCTACAGAAAGAATTTCCAGGCAATTG GAGGAACAGGGCCTATGTCTGACACGGGCTGGGGATGCATGCTGCGATGTGGACAGATGATTCTTGCTGAAGCGTTGCTCCGCAGACACTTGGGTCGTG agtggAGATGGGTTCGAGGTCAGCAGCCAAAAGAGGAGTATATGAGCATCCTCAATGCCTTCatagacaggaaggacagctacTATTCTATTCACCAGATAG CTCAGATGGGAGTGGGAGAGGGTAAGTCCATAGGCCAGTGGTATGGCCCGAATACAGTGGCACAGGTACTCAA GAAGCTGGCAGTGTTTGACACATGGAGCCGATTGGCAGTTCACGTGGCCATGGACAACACGGTCATAATCGAGGAAATTA AGAGGTTGTGTATGCCATGGTTGGACTTCGAGAGGGGAGGGTGCGCAGATCCTCTGGAGATGAACGGGTATATGGAGGGGGCGTGTGCCATGGCTTtggaagacacagctgtgtggAAACCACTTGTGCTGCTCATTCCCCTGCGCCTGGGCCTTAGCGATATCAACGAGGCCTACATTGAAACTCTAAAG CAATGCTTCATGATGCCTCAGTCTTTAGGGGTCATTGGTGGGAAGCCGAATAGTGCCCATTACTTCATCGGCTTTGTTG GTGAGGAGCTCATATACCTGGACCCCCATACAACTCAGCCGGCTGTGGAGCCGTTTGAAAACGGAGAGATTCAGGATGACTCTTATCACTGCCAGCACCCACCGTGTCGCATGCACATCTGTGAGCTCGACCCATCCATAGCTGTC ggtcacagggaacatggagcctatcccagggtgcattgggcacaaggtggacAGGGCATCGGGCAcgaccctggacagggtgccagtccatcgcagggcacaatcacatacacactctcacacccatCCATatactatggacactttagacgtgccaatctgcctaccatgcatgtctttgtagtaccgaagtacccggaggaaacccctgcagcacggggagaacatgcaaactccgcacacacagggccatag